Proteins encoded together in one Luteimonas fraxinea window:
- the galE gene encoding UDP-glucose 4-epimerase GalE, producing MNAVGPGAVAPGPVVDASRLILVTGGTGYIGSHTCVCLQQAGFRVLVVDDLSNSNVAVLDAIESVSGERPLFEQGDILAPGWLDAIVARYRPAAAIHFAGVKSVGESSRDPLRYYAINVAGSIALVQALARQGDPRVVFSSSATVYGEPDSLPLREDHPLRPESAYGRSKMMVELMLADVCASDGRASVVSLRYFNPIGAHGSGQLGDSPLGEPENLVPYLGRVANGTLKRLRVFGGDYPTPDGTCVRDYVHVVDLAEAHVAALDCVLSAPGHRVFNIGTGVGTSVLDLVGAYAAASGCELPYTIVERRPGDVACFYADPQAARDTLQWHAKRGLGEMCADAYRHVADGVAPELMLAAPTHVPAPQVTAAG from the coding sequence TTGAACGCCGTCGGGCCGGGCGCAGTCGCGCCCGGCCCGGTTGTGGACGCTTCGCGACTGATCCTGGTCACCGGTGGCACGGGCTACATCGGTTCGCACACCTGCGTGTGCCTGCAGCAGGCGGGTTTCCGCGTGCTCGTGGTCGATGATCTGAGCAACAGCAATGTTGCAGTACTCGACGCGATCGAATCCGTGTCCGGTGAGCGGCCGCTGTTCGAGCAAGGCGACATCCTCGCGCCAGGATGGCTCGATGCCATCGTCGCGCGCTACCGGCCCGCCGCGGCGATCCACTTCGCGGGCGTCAAGTCCGTGGGCGAGTCGTCGCGTGATCCGCTGCGCTACTACGCGATCAACGTCGCCGGTTCCATCGCGCTGGTGCAGGCGCTCGCGCGCCAGGGCGATCCGCGCGTCGTCTTCAGTTCGTCGGCGACGGTCTACGGCGAGCCCGACAGCTTGCCGCTGCGCGAAGACCATCCACTGCGACCCGAAAGTGCCTATGGCCGCAGCAAGATGATGGTGGAACTGATGCTGGCCGACGTATGTGCGAGCGACGGTCGCGCGAGTGTCGTGTCACTGCGCTACTTCAATCCGATTGGCGCGCACGGCAGCGGGCAACTCGGTGATTCGCCATTGGGTGAGCCCGAGAATCTCGTCCCGTATCTGGGCCGTGTCGCGAACGGCACGCTGAAGCGTCTCCGCGTGTTCGGCGGCGATTACCCGACGCCCGACGGCACCTGCGTGCGCGACTACGTGCACGTCGTGGACCTGGCCGAGGCGCACGTCGCCGCGCTCGATTGCGTGCTGTCGGCGCCAGGGCATCGCGTTTTCAACATCGGCACCGGCGTCGGCACCTCGGTGCTCGATCTCGTCGGCGCGTATGCGGCGGCCAGCGGGTGCGAGCTGCCGTACACGATCGTCGAGCGACGACCGGGCGATGTTGCCTGCTTCTACGCCGACCCCCAGGCTGCGCGCGACACGCTGCAATGGCACGCGAAGCGTGGTCTCGGTGAGATGTGCGCCGACGCCTACCGCCATGTCGCAGATGGCGTGGCTCCAGAACTAATGCTGGCGGCGCCGACCCACGTTCCAGCGCCGCAGGTCACAGCCGCAGGCTGA
- a CDS encoding TonB-dependent receptor — MNVHLLAAAVAAVLTAPVAHAQSQGATTTMGPVHVHQARGQLTAHEVLTSVDVLGAEQIEDKTVTQSWELLGQMPGMQLTETRQGAESGKVSFRAFNGEGYLNAIKTLIDGIPSNVNSGNQRFIDMLFPLEIDYIEVVRGTNDPRYGLHNIGGNINFGTRQGGEYTDARLTYGSFDTREAQIAVGRESGGFAQNYFIGVQASDGYRDHDASEKYSLGGKWFYGSLDDGMRIGVTARAYRQEAEEPGFMTAEELAADRRSSDRRNANDGDDREMRQIGVHMDLKLAENLVLGSKLYYNRYEDDRRVTFSDLPTGNAPRQRRIWDEKQTGMLATLTWVASDTLTLESGANYEQQRNGYTRQRFNYAEPTDFDAPPARVQNDDFHSFDNTGAYVQAIWQPVDALKIVPAYRVDRFDGATQLPGGVRAPLQDYGTIGQPKLSVVYALSPDTNLYANWGRTFQVLTGSTPPAYLTPGQMAMQPSTNTGMEAGLRFAPFAGSQARIAVWQQDAENEVSNMPATGTTVVLGKTRRRGVDAQIDAQLGERWTLRASHAYQEAKIERDGRAAGLSIEGNEVAATPRTVSNLGVDYRATDALAFGLQARAQGDYYLEERNVTEKFGKFAVLDLSAKYQITPRLSVDFQVKNLTDRAYAYAWYDSFFWDTAQPMFSPAPGRSAFVSLSLRL; from the coding sequence ATGAACGTCCATCTGCTCGCCGCCGCCGTCGCCGCGGTCCTCACCGCGCCCGTCGCCCATGCCCAATCGCAGGGCGCCACCACCACGATGGGGCCGGTGCACGTGCACCAGGCGCGCGGCCAGCTGACCGCCCACGAGGTGCTGACATCGGTCGACGTGCTCGGCGCCGAGCAGATCGAAGACAAGACGGTGACGCAGAGTTGGGAACTGCTCGGGCAGATGCCCGGCATGCAGCTGACCGAAACGCGCCAGGGCGCGGAGTCCGGCAAGGTGAGCTTTCGCGCATTCAATGGCGAGGGCTATCTCAATGCCATCAAGACGCTGATCGACGGCATTCCGAGCAACGTCAACAGCGGCAACCAGCGCTTCATCGATATGCTGTTTCCGCTGGAGATCGACTACATCGAAGTCGTGCGCGGCACCAACGATCCGCGTTACGGCCTGCACAACATCGGCGGCAACATCAATTTCGGCACGCGCCAGGGCGGCGAGTACACCGATGCGCGCTTGACCTACGGCAGCTTCGACACGCGCGAAGCGCAGATCGCGGTGGGCCGCGAGAGCGGCGGCTTCGCGCAGAACTATTTCATCGGCGTGCAGGCCTCGGACGGCTATCGCGACCACGATGCGTCGGAAAAGTATTCGCTGGGCGGCAAGTGGTTCTACGGCAGCCTCGACGACGGCATGCGCATCGGCGTGACCGCGCGCGCCTATCGTCAGGAAGCCGAGGAACCCGGCTTCATGACCGCCGAGGAACTGGCCGCCGACCGGCGCAGTTCCGACCGCCGCAATGCCAACGATGGCGACGACCGCGAGATGCGCCAGATCGGCGTGCACATGGATCTGAAGCTTGCCGAGAATCTCGTGCTCGGCAGCAAGCTCTACTACAACCGCTACGAAGACGACCGCCGCGTCACCTTCAGCGATCTGCCCACCGGCAATGCGCCGCGGCAGCGCCGCATCTGGGACGAGAAGCAGACCGGCATGCTCGCCACGCTGACCTGGGTCGCCAGCGACACGCTCACCCTCGAAAGCGGCGCCAACTACGAGCAGCAACGCAACGGCTACACGCGACAGCGCTTCAACTACGCCGAGCCGACCGACTTCGACGCGCCACCCGCGCGCGTGCAGAACGACGACTTCCACAGCTTCGACAACACCGGCGCCTACGTGCAGGCGATCTGGCAGCCGGTCGACGCTCTTAAGATCGTGCCGGCCTATCGCGTCGACCGCTTCGATGGCGCGACCCAGCTGCCCGGTGGCGTGCGTGCGCCGCTGCAGGACTACGGCACCATCGGCCAGCCCAAGCTCAGCGTGGTCTATGCCCTGTCGCCGGACACCAATCTCTACGCGAACTGGGGCCGCACCTTCCAGGTGCTGACCGGCTCCACGCCGCCCGCGTACCTGACGCCGGGCCAGATGGCGATGCAGCCTTCGACCAACACCGGCATGGAAGCTGGTCTACGCTTTGCGCCGTTCGCCGGCAGCCAGGCGCGCATCGCGGTGTGGCAGCAGGACGCCGAAAACGAGGTCTCCAACATGCCCGCTACCGGCACGACCGTGGTGCTGGGCAAGACCCGCCGCCGCGGCGTGGATGCACAGATCGATGCGCAGCTGGGCGAGCGGTGGACGCTGCGCGCCTCACACGCGTATCAGGAAGCGAAGATCGAACGCGACGGCCGCGCCGCCGGTCTGTCGATCGAAGGCAACGAAGTCGCGGCAACCCCGCGCACGGTCAGCAACCTCGGCGTGGACTACCGCGCCACCGATGCGCTCGCGTTCGGACTGCAGGCACGCGCGCAGGGCGATTACTACCTCGAAGAGCGCAACGTGACGGAGAAGTTCGGCAAGTTCGCCGTGCTCGATCTGAGCGCGAAGTACCAGATCACTCCACGCCTGAGCGTCGACTTCCAGGTCAAGAATCTGACCGACCGCGCATACGCCTACGCCTGGTACGACAGCTTCTTCTGGGACACCGCGCAGCCGATGTTCTCGCCGGCGCCGGGCCGCAGCGCCTTCGTGTCTCTCAGCCTGCGGCTGTGA